The genomic window CCTCAGACAGGTGGATTAGTTTATCAGGTTTGTCTACCTCAGACAGGTGGATTAGTTTATCAGGTCTGTCTACCTCAGACAGGTGGATTAGTTTATCAGGTTTTCCTACCTCAGACAGGTGGATTAGTTTATCAGGTCTGTCTACCTCAGACAGGTGGATTAGTTTATCAGGTCTGTCTACCTCAGACAGGTGGATTAGTTTATCAGGTCTGTCTACCTCAGACAGGTGGATTAGTTTATCAGGTTTGTCTACCTCAGATAGGTGGATTAGTTTATCAGGTTTGTCTACCTCAGACAGGTGGATTAGTTCATTTGTTCAGACTAAAGTCAAGGGGACTGGGATTTctgtgacagttttttttctttatacgGTAAAACATATAAAATCAGTAATCGTGGTCATACAGTTTAGTCCTTTATtaatgcaaaatgtttttatgtttacataATTCATCCACATacagactgaaaatgagaaTGGAGTTATTAAACGTAATTTGTTTTGATTCATATATGACCTTAATACTCCAATACTGAGTCACTTGTCATGGATCTACCCcagctgttttctcttgttttttgtctcttgtcttccttataggattttttttttaattatttatatattgtcttttattcatactcgtctggtaacggaggatcaGCAAAGTAAGAATCTCATTGTCCaatgtaactgcctgttttgctgtgcacatgacaatgaaactcttgaatcttcaatcttcactgtttttaatttcatttaaatattcatgagatcgcgcacacatacaaacacacacatacacacacatacacacacatagtaaacacacgcatgcatgcacatacacgcacacacacatatacacacacacatacagtcactcactcatacacatagaCATCATTCATGATATTACAGAATTACAGTacatgttttcaaatgattATCCATCTATAATGCAGTTCATAAATCTAttattaaatgaacaaacaagaaacagaagaaataatgtttttaatcttaatttcTGTTCCCTGCTAAAAGCACCTCCATGTGGCttactgtaaaataataaaaaactacACTATGCAATAACTGTTCACGTCACTGGGGGGCGATATATCATCAATAACGTTTCAAATGAGGCCTGGGAAACACAGTGTAACTTGCTATTCATGTTTCAAATACacagtgaaaatatttcaaaaggcTAAGCCAATAGGCTAAGTAGATCATTTCTGAAGAATCTTCTTACTACCATTTattattaatcattttaatttttgtcaACAATCTTGAATAAAACTTGATGTAGTAAGGGATCAGTTAGAAAAGAACAGACACTGATAAACACTCAAAAAGACTGATTTCACACTTCACTCTGAGGCGTAACTCAGCTGATGTGTTTCAGGTAATTCTTCAGTGTTTGAGGAATGTCCAGGCTGTCCAACGCACGCATCCTGTTCGCCATGGAAACGTATTTCCGAATTGCTAGTCGGGTCTGAGACATCAACGTTTTCGGACAAACTGCAAATAAACAAGATACCGGCAGCACTGAAAATTGTGACCAACAAACAGTATTTCATATGATTAAGTAATGGATGAATCATGACTGAGTGTTTCTCAATACAGATcatagagacagacatagagataATCAGGGTAATTTCtagataaagagataaagatTAGAGCTATCAGATTCAGACATGGATTAGAGATAGAATGTGTTGTCTTTTGGGTCTCTGTGTGCCAGTGTCCtacactctttctttttaccACTTTTCTATTTGGCTCTGACCAAATAAAAGCCTTGAAACTGTGAATTGTATGTGGTTGGAGTCTGCTTGGTGTCTATGCTCTTTATGCATATGGTGTTTTATAGGTCTCTGTGTCACTTCCTTCTCTCTATACATTCACTTCCCTTTCAGTTGGGGTCGCGGCAATAAGAGGAAAATTACGCATCCTCAAATGAAATaatgagaacagaaaacataatTGTGTACCAAAGTGTGTGAATTTCGGCTTTGCGTAACACGGGGAGCATATCTGACGTCGTTAAGTTTACCTCTTTCCTTCAGCAGCAGTACGACAGCCTCGTTCTGTTTCGTTGTCTTGTCTATAATTAGTGTGGGGAGATAGACATTTGCTCCAAAGTCTATGAGCAGCTGAATGTACTCTGTCCCACAGCCGTACCGCAAACACATCTCCAGCACTGTCTTGGGTTGTTTTATTCTGGCCAGCATCTTCTCCTCTGTGCAGTTATAGTCTGGATTAGCCCCGTGGAGGAGCAGCAGTTTAAAACAGTCCAGGTGCCCGTAAACGGCAGAGATATACAGAGGCCCTCGGCAGGCTGTGGCGTTGGAGGCCCAGTCAGGCACTTTAGGTCTGACATCAACCTCAGCTCCATGTTGTAGGAGCTCCCTCAGAATGTCCACATCACCCTCCCTGGCTGCAGTCAGCACAGGAGAGCAGTTATTATACTGGCTTCCGTTAGGATCTGCTCCGGCCCTGAGTAGGGCGACCACACATTCGAGGTGTTTGGCACTGACTGCAGTGAAAAGTGGGGTCTGTGCTTTGACATCCAGGCTATCCACCTCTGCACCCTGAGCCAACAGCACCTCTAGGCATCTGAGGTGGCCCTGAGCAGCTGCCATCCGCAGGGGGGTGCCCGGGACACCCCAGCCGCTACGGCTGTTAATGCACCTCCTGTATCTTTCCTGAGAAAGCAACTCGGCCAGGAGTTTGTCGTCGTCATTAGAGACGGCTTGGTTCAGCTGCTGGCAGTCACTCGtgtgctcctcctcctcctctttgggttggaggagagaaaaaatctTGGAAATGTCCATCAGACTCATGCTGGCAGTTTGACACAGAACCATTATctgaaaatatcttttaaaattCCATTTCGGGTAGAGGAGGTTATTTCTGCTTCTGGCTTCTAATCTGAACGCTAAAGCAAAGGAGGAATAATTTCAATGTCACTTCAAATAATAACccaaaataaaagataaaatctttcactgaatttcagccTCTGTggatttcaaatgaaatttgtgCTGATGTTTCTCAGGCAAAAGTTACAAGTCACATAGGAGAAAAAGCATGCAGGAGACATCTTACCTCACCAGGTACAGGCAGTGATACCATCCGAATTCCACTACCTGAATCAGAGAGAGTTTAGTGTGACAGTCGTGTTTTATCCGGAGGGACAAACAAAAGGAAGTTGAAGTGGTGCGCCTCGCTCTGACAGAGCCCTTCTCTCTAAAGGGGCTAATTTTAGGCCACAGATGGATCTGCCTTAACTTCCATTCTTGGAGGGCTGGGTCTGGGGTGTTATAATTAGACAGGCCGTAAGCCTGGGACTCCCCTGTGAGGGGGTGATTGGTGTGTGCTGGGTTTTGATATTATTAAATATCTATTGTTACTATGCACAAATCATTCTATAGCAAGAAACAACTACACATTTTGATGATTAATAACAATTTCAATTGTAATgtatgaataaaaaagaaaaggtaaaaaaaaagtttaatgatTTGCagtggtatttatttatttatttatatttatttgtttatatttatttgtttatattttgaataTCCTATCCttttatatattaaataaaGTGTTCTATCGTGTGCTCTTTGCTTGACATCAGAGCAGCCATGTTATAACAGCCAGCAGCTGTTCAAAGTGTCAATAACTAAAGCTAACGCTCTGGGGTTACTCCCCTgcatggaggagagagggaggagtcaTGACTTATTACTCCTGcccagagaggaaaagaggagtcTGGCCTAAACTGTTGGGATTTCGCTTAAGACGTCTTTGTATATCCACGATTGTTAAGGAACATAACTTATCATGGTGAAAGCAAGGCATCCAGACTACAGACTCAAACTGGAAAAGCTATTTTCTGCTTCAGCTAGGACACAACATGTGTGGCTTCAGtggacagagagcaagaggCACAATTTCCTACTTATGGCTTTATATGgtctgaggaagaaaaaacgTACTTCATTTTCAGCGTAATTTTGAATCAATGaagaaatgagtgaatgaatgatttttttctgaaaaccaTATCAGAATCATAGCATGAAAATGTATTCTTTAAGTGAAACCCACTGAAGTCATCGAGGTGCACCAGCAGTACGGCAAAAAGCACAACTGTCTAACTCAGACTGCTTATCACTTATTTcactaacaaaacacaaaaattactTGTCCTTGTTTATTCTAATATCATAGAGCCTGTCTAGCAGCATATTCAGAGAACAAAGAGCCACAGCCTCTGTCTAAAGATTATACAAACATTTAGAAACCTTAATCTGCCCTCTTTTTCAAATTTGAAATTTAGAGTTGAAGTTTGCGGTAGGATCATGGTTAGAGAGTTCACTCTCTCCATATGATTCTCTAAACCTGCAGTCACAGTGAACTCATTTTCGCTGGGAGTCCTGCAGCGCTGGGGAAAGGGGATCTGGGCCAGGCAACAATCCAACTACCGCTTGGTTTAGCAGTGATATCAATTTCTGATCAGTAGGTGGCAGTAAAGCGTTTAATGTTTCAAACGAATGTTGCCGAGGAAGGAACAGTACATATAAGAAAGAATGAGTGCAGTTGAAAGAAGTAATCCAGTTTACGTCAGTATGTGTCTGGTGTCTTCCTTATTGAGAAGGACGTGGCTCTTATGTTAACTGTTACTTTATGTAGGTGAACCGAGAACTGAAAACATTCGCTCGAGAAATGGCGACGTTCGCTCAACAACCTCAGGGAGCTAGTCAGCCAGCTAGCAACAACTGCAGCTAGCAACAAGCTCTTTCCCCACTGCAGCAATTCAGACCCTAAGGAGATGTTGACGGAGAACAACCCACACCCTACGTTTGTTTCGCATTTAAAGCGTTGAAGAAAAGTAAGCCTCAGGGACGATTAAACTTTCTTGTGAGCGAAATAATATGTGTAATGGAACGAGCATCTGATATCCCGTTATGCTGGAAAGGTAGCATGGCTcagcagaaagaagagagaatggCTACGAGGGCGTTCTGCCAAAAGAAAATCAATCAGCTTCAGCGAAGCCAAGCCGATCTGTCAGTGCgtagagagaaacacacacacaacaggccGCCTGTCATCAAACCAGCGCAAACACTCGCTGGCCTTCAGGTTCCCCCACAGTTGATATGCTTACAGAAGCTTAAGACTTTTAATGAGGAAATGAAGAAGGTAAGATTTCCAGTTATCAAACCTGCCTACGAAACAGCCTACATCACCAAACAATTGGCATCAGAACTCACTGATCTTTGAAAGACAAGGTATCTTATTATTACTGTACACAGTTTCAGTTGAAAAGCAGACTGCTCTTGCCCCCTGGCCTAATGGATCTCATATATCCTGTTATTTAAGAATGCAAAGAAGCTAATGATGTTTATTGATTCTCCCAACTCACACCGCTCTGTTTGCCAGGCCATAGGTGTTCTGCACTCAGGTTAAGCTTACACCAGATTGGCCGAAGGAGAGTGTTCTTTGGTATTAGATGTGAGTTTCAATGTTAGATGGAGCCAGATTAGGGTGGAAACTGAGAATGAATGTGGaattatgcaaatgaatgaTACTGAATGGATGAGGGTGGACTCCCTCTTCTGCAGACTCTGTGACATCATTTGAACTGATGTGTGTTATGGGTACAGGCGGCAGTAGAGGAGTTCCATGAAGCCAGTGGCTGTGGAGCCTGCCTGCATAACCAGGCCACACTGGCCCTGCACAGCTTCATCAGCAGGAAGAAGAGTCAAGTTTGTGCTCAAGCACTGGAGGAAAAAATGCAGTCACACCTTTACAATAAGGTCTGGCTCTCCGCTTAACATATAAACGAAACATTACACAGAGAAGCACATCTGAAATATTCTTTATTAAAGTCAACACTGACTGCTTTGGGTTTGCCTAATGACTTTCTTTGTGTGTTACAGGATTCAATTTACTTGCTGGGGCAGATATTACGAGAAGTCCCCAGACCTGAAGACGACCCTTGCATAGTTTGGAAAGCAATGATGGAGCGATGGACATCAGACTAAAGAAAGGATGACACTCAAAACTGTAGAGACTTTAGTATTTACTCAAGCAAGTCAAACAACACTCACATATCGTCAGTCACCGACAGCATGGTCcagtgaaaaaacacagaaaacaaataccAATACATAGAAACAAATACTGTCATATAGAAAGCTACTCAGTCAGCTGTCAAATCTCTACTGACACCAAAAATTCTCTCAACAACATACTCATCTAGAAATGTAAACACTGATTACATTATGCAGGAAGAGTTTTCCTCCTCAAGTTTACTTCAACCAACAAGAAATATTCTCCTAAATTAACTAATACAAAATTCATTTGACAGTCAGTTCGTGTAATATTTTATACATAAAGCATGCATTGACAAACACTAGTAAGATGTCTGTGGTTTTATGAAAGATGGAAGTTTGTTCTTATAAGCTCAGCTGCTTCTTTTGAAAAGTTCAGAAGCCTGTTGAGTTGGTGATTAAGGATCAGGTTGAAGGTTTGATGGACTGTGACCAATGGGCTTCTCGACACAGACATTTCACTGGGTCTTAAATATCCATATACTTACGGTATAATCATTCAAAAAGAGCAAGTTCGATTTTTCAATTACATAAGGTTAAAGAGGAACATGTTTTAGGGTTAACACACTGAAAAGGCTATGGCACTGTGGTCCTGTCCCACATTTATAACCAGTACACAGTGACCAATCAGAAGACAAAAACCTTGCACAATTTTGCTTACGTGAAATGTATACAGGTTGAAAGAACAGTCCTCTGTGAATCTATTCATCTGGTTTCCTTTTGGGTTTCTTGGGGTTTCGGGATCGGCTCTTGGCTTTGCACAGGGGACATATTGGTGCATTGCGATGAATTTGCTGGTGACAGGACAGACACGCCTGAAAGGGAAGATGAGGAACACGTACAGAACTGCATTTGCACTTTGCAAACTCTACATGTGCTAATG from Chanos chanos chromosome 2, fChaCha1.1, whole genome shotgun sequence includes these protein-coding regions:
- the LOC115804347 gene encoding uncharacterized protein C8orf48-like; the encoded protein is MERASDIPLCWKGSMAQQKEERMATRAFCQKKINQLQRSQADLSVRREKHTHNRPPVIKPAQTLAGLQVPPQLICLQKLKTFNEEMKKAAVEEFHEASGCGACLHNQATLALHSFISRKKSQVCAQALEEKMQSHLYNKDSIYLLGQILREVPRPEDDPCIVWKAMMERWTSD
- the asb12b gene encoding ankyrin repeat and SOCS box protein 12b, encoding MVLCQTASMSLMDISKIFSLLQPKEEEEEHTSDCQQLNQAVSNDDDKLLAELLSQERYRRCINSRSGWGVPGTPLRMAAAQGHLRCLEVLLAQGAEVDSLDVKAQTPLFTAVSAKHLECVVALLRAGADPNGSQYNNCSPVLTAAREGDVDILRELLQHGAEVDVRPKVPDWASNATACRGPLYISAVYGHLDCFKLLLLHGANPDYNCTEEKMLARIKQPKTVLEMCLRYGCGTEYIQLLIDFGANVYLPTLIIDKTTKQNEAVVLLLKERVCPKTLMSQTRLAIRKYVSMANRMRALDSLDIPQTLKNYLKHIS